One window of the Salvia miltiorrhiza cultivar Shanhuang (shh) chromosome 6, IMPLAD_Smil_shh, whole genome shotgun sequence genome contains the following:
- the LOC130989966 gene encoding salicylic acid-binding protein 2-like isoform X2 produces MRPVHSGISSSLYIRMRMNHNSSYFPQIQKEKNYLLSSIFYSTPNRIAYIVMSAAAVHIVLVHGACHGAWCWFKLKPLLEAAGHRVTALDLAASGIDRRSLQDLRSFADYSQPLLELMAAIPAEEKVVVVGHSLGGINISLAMEMYPHKIAVAVFLAAFLPGSTHPPSYVVDQISKEIPAEEWLDTEFLPYGSPEENLTSLFFGPNMLSSKVYQLSSPEDVTLAKMLIRPSSLFREDLSKRKPFTKERYGSVKRVYAVCSQDMIIPESYQRWQIETNGVDEVKVLENADHMAMFSQPQQLCQCLLEIANIYA; encoded by the exons ATGAGACCTGTACACAGCGGTATATCTTCTTCTTTATATATACGGATGAGAATGAATCATAATTCCTCATATTTTCCACAAAtacaaaaagagaaaaattattTACTCTCTTCAATCTTCTATTCTACTCCAAATCGAATAGCATATATAGTAATGTCGGCAGCCGCGGTGCATATAGTTCTAGTCCACGGCGCGTGCCACGGTGCATGGTGCTGGTTCAAGCTCAAGCCGCTGCTGGAGGCGGCCGGCCACCGCGTCACGGCCCTCGACTTAGCCGCCTCCGGCATCGACCGCAGAAGCCTGCAAGACCTCCGCAGCTTTGCCGACTACTCGCAGCCTCTGCTTGAGCTTATGGCCGCGATTCCGGCGGAGGAGAAGGTGGTTGTGGTGGGCCACAGCCTAGGTGGAATTAATATTTCCCTTGCTATGGAAATGTATCCTCACAAAATTGCTGTTGCTGTTTTTCTTGCTGCCTTCTTGCCTGGTTCTACACATCCACCATCCTATGTTGTTGATCAG ATTTCGAAGGAAATTCCCGCAGAAGAGTGGCTAGACACAGAGTTTTTGCCCTATGGCTCTCCCGAAGAAAATCTAACTTCATTGTTTTTCGGCCCCAACATGCTCTCCTCCAAAGTTTACCAACTTTCTTCACCTGAG GACGTGACACTAGCAAAAATGTTGATAAGGCCAAGCTCTCTATTTCGTGAAGATTTatcaaagaggaagccattcaCAAAGGAAAGGTATGGATCAGTGAAAAGGGTGTACGCAGTGTGCAGCCAAGACATGATCATTCCAGAAAGTTATCAACGTTGGCAAATAGAAACAAATGGAGTGGATGAAGTGAAGGTGTTAGAGAATGCTGATCACATGGCTATGTTCTCTCAGCCACAGCAGCTCTGCCAATGCCTACTGGAGATTGCAAATATTTATGCTTAG
- the LOC130989966 gene encoding salicylic acid-binding protein 2-like isoform X1 — protein MSAAAVHIVLVHGACHGAWCWFKLKPLLEAAGHRVTALDLAASGIDRRSLQDLRSFADYSQPLLELMAAIPAEEKVVVVGHSLGGINISLAMEMYPHKIAVAVFLAAFLPGSTHPPSYVVDQFSKEAPAEEWLDTEFLPCDTMKETSLFFGPNMLSSKLYQLSSPEDVTLAKMLIRPSSLFREDLSKRSAFTKERYGSVKRVYAVCSQDMIIPESFQRWQIETNGVDEVKVLENADHMAMFSQPQELCQCLLEIANIYA, from the exons ATGTCGGCAGCCGCGGTGCATATAGTTCTAGTCCACGGCGCGTGCCACGGTGCATGGTGCTGGTTCAAGCTCAAGCCGCTGCTGGAGGCGGCCGGCCACCGCGTCACGGCCCTCGACTTAGCCGCCTCCGGCATCGACCGCAGAAGCCTGCAAGACCTCCGCAGCTTTGCCGACTACTCGCAGCCTCTGCTTGAGCTTATGGCCGCGATTCCGGCGGAGGAGAAGGTGGTTGTGGTGGGCCACAGCCTAGGTGGAATTAATATTTCCCTTGCTATGGAAATGTATCCTCACAAAATTGCTGTTGCTGTTTTTCTTGCTGCCTTCTTGCCTGGTTCTACACATCCACCATCCTATGTTGTTGATCAG TTTTCGAAGGAAGCTCCCGCAGAAGAGTGGCTAGACACAGAGTTCTTGCCCTGTGACACAATGAAGGAAACTTCATTGTTCTTCGGCCCCAATATGCTCTCCTCCAAACTTTACCAACTTTCTTCACCTGAG GACGTGACACTAGCAAAAATGTTGATAAGGCCAAGCTCTCTATTTCGTGAAGATTTATCAAAGAGGAGTGCATTCACAAAGGAAAGGTATGGATCTGTGAAAAGGGTGTATGCAGTGTGCAGCCAAGACATGATTATTCCAGAAAGTTTTCAACGTTGGCAAATAGAAACAAATGGAGTGGATGAAGTGAAGGTGTTAGAGAATGCTGATCACATGGCTATGTTCTCTCAGCCACAGGAGCTCTGCCAATGTCTACTGGAGATTGCAAATATTTATGCTTAG
- the LOC130989967 gene encoding zinc finger BED domain-containing protein RICESLEEPER 2-like — MEKMLEKMKLKFDKYWGSCNLLISIAAVLDPRNKMKYIEWCADNCYSGVEGIELKVTVFETLRNLYAEYVEAYRVSTSTTNIVRNASDAQTGSSSNVSGVSSVKSCTSRSQSKYESFRKTVTSVDQMKSDFDLYFEEAVEEWNEPTQFDAIGWWKMHRIKYKILSKMACDVLSIPITTVASESAFSAGGRVIDPHRASLGVDTVQMLLCAEDWLRARYEIKGKAKDKENTKEITFT, encoded by the exons ATGGAAAAAATGCTTGAAAAGATGAAGTTGAAGTTTGATAAGTATTGGGGATCTTGTAATTTATTGATTTCTATAGCGGCTGTTTTAGATCCTAGAAACAAAATGAAGTATATTGAGTGGTGTGCTGACAATTGCTATTCTGGCGTGGAAGGGATTGAACTTAAAGTAACAGTTTTTGAGACATTGCGAAACTTGTATGCTGAATATGTAGAGGCTTATAGAGTTAGTACTAGTACTACTAATATTGTGAGAAATGCTAGTGATGCTCAAACAGGAAGTTCTAGCAATGTTAGTGGTGTTAGTAGTGTGAAATCTTGTACAAGTAGAAGCCAAAGCAAATATGAAAGCTTTAGGAAAACTGTTACTAGTGTTGATCAAATGAAGTCGGACTTTGATTTGTACTTTGAGGAGGCAGTTGAAGAATGGAATGAGCCGACTCAGTTTGATGCAATTGGATGGTGGAAGATGCATAGGATAAAGTATAAGATCCTATCAAAGATGGCTTGTGATGTGCTATCAATTCCCATAACCACAGTAGCTTCAGAGTCTGCCTTTAGTGCTGGTGGTAGAGTTATTGATCCACATCGTGCCTCTTTAGGAGTGGATACTGTGCAAATGCTACTTTGTGCCGAAGATTGGCTACGAGCTCGCTACGAGATCAAGGGAAAAGCCAAG gACAAAGAGAATACCAAAGAGATCACTTTCACTTAA
- the LOC130989966 gene encoding salicylic acid-binding protein 2-like isoform X3: MSAAAVHIVLVHGACHGAWCWFKLKPLLEAAGHRVTALDLAASGIDRRSLQDLRSLADYSQPLLELMAAIPAEEKVVVVGHSLGGMNISLAMEMYPHKIAVAVFLAALFPGSTHPPSYVIDQFSKEAPAEEWLDTEFLPCDTMKETSLFFGPNMLSSKLYQLSSPEDVTLAKMLIRPSSLFREDLSKRSAFTKERYGSVKRVYAVCSQDMIIPESFQRWQIETNGVDEVKVLENADHMAMFSQPQELCQCLLEIANIYA, translated from the exons ATGTCGGCCGCCGCGGTGCATATAGTTCTAGTCCACGGCGCGTGCCACGGTGCATGGTGCTGGTTCAAGCTCAAGCCGCTGCTGGAGGCGGCCGGCCACCGCGTCACGGCCCTCGACTTAGCCGCCTCCGGCATCGACCGCAGAAGCCTGCAAGACCTCCGCAGCCTTGCCGACTACTCGCAGCCTCTGCTTGAACTTATGGCGGCGATTCCGGCGGAGGAGAAGGTGGTTGTGGTGGGCCACAGCCTAGGTGGAATGAATATTTCCCTTGCTATGGAAATGTATCCTCACAAAATTGCTGTTGCTGTTTTTCTTGCTGCCCTCTTCCCTGGTTCTACACATCCACCATCCTATGTTATTGATCAG TTTTCGAAGGAAGCTCCCGCAGAAGAGTGGCTAGACACAGAGTTCTTGCCCTGTGACACAATGAAGGAAACTTCATTGTTCTTCGGCCCCAATATGCTCTCCTCCAAACTTTACCAACTTTCTTCACCTGAG GACGTGACACTAGCAAAAATGTTGATAAGGCCAAGCTCTCTATTTCGTGAAGATTTATCAAAGAGGAGTGCATTCACAAAGGAAAGGTATGGATCTGTGAAAAGGGTGTATGCAGTGTGCAGCCAAGACATGATTATTCCAGAAAGTTTTCAACGTTGGCAAATAGAAACAAATGGAGTGGATGAAGTGAAGGTGTTAGAGAATGCTGATCACATGGCTATGTTCTCTCAGCCACAGGAGCTCTGCCAATGTCTACTGGAGATTGCAAATATTTATGCTTAG
- the LOC130989961 gene encoding UPF0481 protein At3g47200-like: MCANCQSLFSFILKKKKLSSSPKIQKRRRDQIEMVAVFNKELLSWYLITLKLNQAVETGLQNAQSPTNLTPLDFPGKKGDEAAAAESEWVVAIKEKLEQARADDGACAWGKLSIYRIPQSLRVGGDDKAYIPQTVSLGPYHHGRKRLRGMDRHKWRALHRVLERTGHRVELYLDAVREVEERARACYEGPLGLPSKDFVEMLVLDAVFALELFQGAAAGFAALGYSRNDPVFAMRGAMHSIQRDMIMLENQIPLFVLDRLHAIQCPAATADRGAVARLALRFFDPLMPTDEPPPPQTRGGGRPAVFFDPLTDQGGLHCLEVFRRSLLLVRTGPNKPAPRVWIKRWSHAGRVADRRRQQLIHCVTELKEAGIKFKRKKTDRFWDIDFDSSRGVLHVPQLLVHDGTKSLFLNLIAFEQRHLECTNDVTSYVIFMDNLIDSPADVSYLHYCGIIENWLGSDAEVADLFNRLCREVVFDINDSSLSRLSEKVNRYYDHRWNAWRASLTHKYFNNPWSIISFLAALVLLVLTLAQTFYTVYAYYAPTS; encoded by the coding sequence ATGTGTGCAAATTGCCAGAGCCTTTTTAGctttattttaaagaaaaaaaaattatcatcttCTCCAAAAATCCAAAAGCGGAGAAGAGATCAGATCGAAATGGTTGCAGTATTCAATAAAGAACTCCTGAGTTGGTACCTCATCACACTCAAGCTCAATCAAGCAGTAGAAACCGGCTTGCAAAATGCTCAAAGCCCCACCAACTTAACACCCCTCGATTTCCCAGGAAAAAAAGGCGATGAGGCGGCAGCGGCGGAGTCGGAATGGGTGGTCGCCATCAAAGAGAAGCTCGAGCAAGCCCGAGCCGATGACGGCGCGTGCGCGTGGGGGAAGCTCTCCATCTACAGGATCCCGCAGAGCCTCCGCGTCGGCGGCGACGACAAGGCCTACATTCCCCAGACCGTCTCGCTGGGGCCCTACCACCACGGCCGCAAGCGGCTGCGCGGCATGGACCGCCACAAGTGGCGGGCCCTCCACCGCGTCCTCGAGCGGACCGGCCACCGCGTCGAGCTCTACCTCGACGCGGTGAGGGAGGTCGAGGAGCGGGCCCGCGCCTGCTACGAGGGCCCCCTCGGCCTCCCCAGCAAGGACTTCGTCGAGATGCTGGTCCTCGACGCCGTCTTCGCCCTCGAGCTCTTCCAGGGCGCCGCCGCCGGCTTCGCCGCCCTCGGCTACTCCCGCAACGACCCCGTCTTCGCCATGCGCGGCGCCATGCACTCCATCCAGCGCGACATGATCATGCTCGAGAACCAGATCCCTCTCTTCGTCCTCGACCGCCTCCACGCAATCCAGTGCCCCGCCGCCACCGCCGACAGAGGCGCCGTCGCGAGGCTGGCGCTCCGCTTCTTCGACCCCCTCATGCCGACGGACGAGCCGCCCCCGCCCCAGACCCGGGGCGGCGGCAGGCCCGCCGTCTTCTTCGATCCCCTCACGGACCAGGGCGGTCTGCACTGCCTGGAGGTCTTCAGGCGCAGTCTCCTCCTGGTCCGCACGGGGCCGAACAAGCCCGCCCCACGCGTCTGGATCAAGCGATGGTCCCACGCGGGGCGGGTGGCCGACAGGCGCCGTCAGCAGCTGATCCACTGCGTGACGGAGCTGAAGGAGGCCGGGATCAAATTCAAGCGGAAGAAAACCGACAGGTTCTGGGACATCGACTTCGACAGCAGCCGCGGCGTGCTGCACGTGCCGCAGCTGCTGGTCCACGACGGCACGAAGTCGCTGTTCCTGAACCTGATCGCGTTCGAGCAGCGCCACCTCGAATGCACCAACGACGTAACCTCGTACGTGATCTTCATGGACAACCTGATCGACTCCCCCGCCGACGTGAGCTACCTGCATTACTGCGGGATCATAGAGAACTGGCTGGGCAGCGACGCCGAGGTGGCGGACCTCTTCAACCGCCTCTGCCGGGAGGTGGTGTTCGACATCAACGACAGCTCGCTGTCGCGGCTGTCGGAGAAGGTCAACAGGTACTACGACCACCGGTGGAACGCGTGGAGGGCGAGCTTGACGCACAAGTACTTCAACAATCCATGGTCCATTATCTCCTTCCTTGCCGCGCTCGTCTTGCTCGTCTTGACTTTGGCGCAGACGTTTTATACTGTCTACGCTTACTATGCTCCGACTTCTTGA
- the LOC130989965 gene encoding LOW QUALITY PROTEIN: serine/threonine-protein kinase SAPK7-like (The sequence of the model RefSeq protein was modified relative to this genomic sequence to represent the inferred CDS: deleted 1 base in 1 codon), giving the protein MEKYDVVKHLGAGNFGVARLLRHKQTKELVAMKYIERGHKIDENVAREIINHRSLRHPNIIRFKEVVVTPTHLAIVMEYAAGGELFDRICSAGRFSEDEARYFFQQLISGVSFCHSMQICHRDLKLENTLLDGSPAPRLKICDFGYSKSSVLHSRPKSTVGTPAYIAPEVLSRREYDGKMADVWSCGVTLYVMLVGAYPFEDPDDPKNFRKTITRIMAGQYKIPDYVYISQDCRHLLSRIFVANSSRRINIKEIKSHPWFLKNLPRELTEVNQAVYYQKDNPALSSLQSVDEIMKIVSEARKPPASSRPLGFRWGGDEEDEGKEDEEAVEEEEEEEVEEEEEDYYETQVKQVHASGEFHLN; this is encoded by the exons ATGGAGAAGTACGATGTGGTGAAACATCTTGGAGCTGGAAATTTTGGAGTGGCGAGGCTTCTCAGGCATAAACAAACCAAGGAGCTCGTCGCCATGAAATATATTGAGCGTGGACATAAG ATTGACGAAAATGTGGCGAGAGAAATTATCAACCACAGATCGCTTCGCCATCCCAATATTATTCGTTTCAAAGAg GTGGTTGTGACGCCCACACATTTGGCAATCGTAATGGAGTACGCAGCTGGTGGAGAACTATTTGATCGAATATGTAGTGCTGGTAGATTTAGTGAAGATGAG GCGAGGTACTTCTTCCAGCAATTGATTTCTGGAGTCTCCTTTTGCCACTCCATG CAAATATGCCACAGAGATCTGAAATTGGAAAATACGCTGTTAGATGGAAGCCCAGCACCACGCCTCAAAATCTGTGACTTTGGCTACTCCAAG TCATCGGTGTTGCATTCAAGGCCCAAGTCAACGGTTGGGACGCCGGCGTATATAGCACCGGAAGTCCTCTCTCGCCGAGAATACGACGGCAAG ATGGCAGATGTATGGTCTTGTGGAGTAACCCTATACGTGATGTTGGTGGGAGCTTACCCCTTCGAAGATCCAGACGACCCCAAGAATTTCAGAAAAACTATTACA AGAATAATGGCTGGCCAATACAAAATTCCAGACTATGTTTATATCTCCCAAGATTGCAGGCACTTGCTCTCCCGtatttttgttgcaaattcCTCTCGG AGAATCAACATAAAGGAGATCAAGAGCCATCCATGGTTCTTGAAGAACTTGCCACGTGAACTCACAGAAGTAAATCAAGCAGTGTATTACCAGAAAGACAACCCC GCCTTGTCTTCACTTCAGAGCGTCGATGAGATCATGAAGATTGTGAGTGAAGCCCGAAAACCTCCGGCGTCGTCTAGGCCCCTCGGCTTCCGATGGGGAGGAGACGAGGAGGATGAAGGCAAAGAAGACGAGGAAGCAGTtgaagaggaggaagaggaggaggtagaagaagaagaagaagattattATGAGACGCAAGTTAAGCAAGTTCATGCGAGTGGGGAGTTTCATCTTAATTGA